Proteins co-encoded in one Montipora capricornis isolate CH-2021 chromosome 12, ASM3666992v2, whole genome shotgun sequence genomic window:
- the LOC138026423 gene encoding D(1A) dopamine receptor-like: MATAETQQGKLLNNSLELPTRLPVITNGSQYTQFCDNPALFATSANSAAVALCYSILIPFTVLGNGSVIAAFVLNTKLRTAVNIFIIGLACSDLLVGTFAIPVWTFIVSHEDIMVVYCYSVYHLYICFDVFAGSASILQLTAIALERFISAQWPWFHRKMSLRSYWTMLFLAWLCAAVMTGLNPLQVQTETWSKSYSIVLTTLCFLIPFAIITTCYCCIFKISRFQARRRLSSGSNFRHCGRTPGNDVRELNVATTVLVITGVFLAAWLPFFVVTVIATFCLTCLPSGQGLAHLVKCLKFLQYSSSCINPYIYAYRDKEMRSTITKIAKRVFPCSLAGFWTKVKAVKFADSKLSLNAIEKLRTSRQDICSQKEFLKEHIEMRQSRNPRWKNNEQSGVVFL; this comes from the coding sequence ATGGCGACAGCAGAAACCCAACAAGGCAAGTTGTTAAACAATTCGTTGGAGCTTCCAACTCGACTTCCCGTGATAACGAATGGCAGTCAGTATACCCAGTTCTGTGACAATCCCGCACTTTTTGCGACATCTGCTAATTCGGCTGCCGTGGCATTATGCTACTCGATTCTCATTCCTTTCACCGTGTTGGGAAATGGATCTGTAATTGCAGCATTCGTTCTAAACACCAAGCTGAGAACCGCCGtgaatatatttattattgGTTTAGCTTGCAGTGATTTGTTAGTTGGAACTTTTGCAATTCCAGTTTGGACTTTTATAGTCTCTCATGAGGACATCATGGTGGTGTACTGTTACTCGGTCTACCACCTTTACATATGTTTCGACGTGTTTGCTGGGAGCGCTTCCATACTGCAGCTTACAGCTATTGCATTGGAGCGTTTCATCTCGGCGCAATGGCCTTGGTTCCATCGAAAGATGTCTCTCCGGTCGTACTGGACAATGCTATTTCTTGCTTGGCTGTGCGCGGCAGTTATGACCGGTTTGAATCCTTTACAGGTGCAGACGGAAACCTGGAGTAAAAGTTATTCTATCGTACTGACTACACTTTGCTTCCTAATCCCATTCGCAATAATCACAACTTGTTATTGTTGTATTTTCAAGATCAGCCGGTTTCAAGCTCGAAGGAGGTTATCCAGCGGCTCAAATTTTCGGCATTGTGGCAGGACACCTGGAAACGACGTTAGAGAGTTAAACGTTGCAACAACAGTACTAGTAATTACAGGTGTCTTTTTAGCGGCCTGGTTGCCTTTTTTTGTTGTAACTGTGATAGCCACGTTCTGTTTAACATGTTTGCCCTCTGGACAGGGTCTTGCACATCTCGTTAAATGCTTAAAATTCTTACAGTACTCGAGCAGTTGTATTAATCCTTATATATACGCTTACAGAGACAAGGAAATGCGGTCAACTATCACTAAAATCGCCAAAAGAGTTTTCCCTTGCAGTCTCGCGGGATTCTGGACAAAAGTGAAGGCGGTTAAATTTGCCGACTCGAAGTTATCCCTTAACGCCATCGAAAAACTGCGGACATCGAGACAGGATATATGCTCTCAAAAAGAGTTCTTAAAAGAGCACATTGAAATGAGGCAGTCGCGAAATCCTCGTTGGAAAAATAACGAGCAAAGTGGTGTTGTTTTTCTGTAG